From Pedobacter cryoconitis, one genomic window encodes:
- a CDS encoding glycosyltransferase family 2 protein — MMNTPYHFKSVTLLITHYNRCKSLERLLKAFKELNCHFDDIVISDDGSEKSQLQYIEKLQQDYTFRLITTPVNKGLGNNINKGQDSVHTEYTLYIQEDFVPKATFPEHFTDALQIMQQDKKWDMVTLYSYSPYPYMTPYKLGFSEKVFHLAPWYTNNLKFYLYGDHPHLRRSTFLKDFGRYPEGLNGDQTEMQMSFAFIKNKGRCLFYDDHYGLLTQENSAEEPSTATFRKSWKSGNSVPFIAAKWLYAKYKFLKLNAQLLTK, encoded by the coding sequence ATGATGAACACTCCATACCACTTTAAAAGCGTTACTTTACTGATTACCCATTACAATAGATGTAAGTCGCTGGAGCGGCTCCTAAAGGCTTTTAAAGAGTTGAACTGCCATTTCGATGACATCGTTATTTCTGACGACGGCAGCGAAAAAAGTCAATTACAGTACATCGAAAAACTACAGCAGGATTATACGTTCAGGTTAATTACCACCCCAGTTAATAAAGGATTGGGGAATAATATAAACAAAGGCCAGGATAGCGTTCATACAGAATACACACTTTACATCCAGGAAGATTTCGTCCCTAAGGCCACTTTCCCTGAACATTTCACCGATGCCCTGCAAATTATGCAGCAGGATAAGAAATGGGATATGGTCACTTTGTATTCTTACTCGCCCTATCCTTACATGACACCTTATAAGCTCGGCTTCTCTGAAAAAGTATTTCACCTGGCTCCATGGTATACCAATAACCTGAAGTTTTATCTGTATGGTGACCATCCGCATTTGCGCAGATCAACCTTCCTTAAAGATTTTGGCAGATACCCCGAAGGCCTGAATGGTGACCAGACTGAAATGCAGATGAGTTTTGCTTTTATCAAAAATAAAGGCAGGTGCCTTTTCTATGATGACCATTATGGTTTATTGACACAAGAAAATTCAGCAGAAGAACCAAGTACAGCAACTTTCAGAAAATCATGGAAGAGCGGTAACAGTGTTCCTTTTATTGCTGCCAAATGGCTCTATGCAAAATACAAGTTTTTAAAACTTAATGCACAGCTGCTCACTAAATAA
- a CDS encoding beta-1,6-N-acetylglucosaminyltransferase yields MRIAHIIIAHKNPEQLNRLLLKMQHPDFDFYIHVDKKVDIKPYEFMGAIQGVRFIQHRSICNWGGYSTLQAMMSSLKEVLLNETEYGFYNLLSAQDYPLKSNDEINDFFQQNKDKSFIYYEAEDSRWWEGAVYRFQRYHLTDFNFSGKFFIENMLNKILPVRKFPLAMKLYGGSKSSWWSINKKCAVYLANYFDTEHKIKKFLKFCWGTDEFVIPTILMNSPLKDYIVNDNLRYIDFPDGMANPRILRLADLDKMLSSNMLFARKFDTGIDIDILAAIDEHTSQINRA; encoded by the coding sequence ATGCGTATAGCACATATCATAATTGCTCATAAAAATCCGGAGCAGTTAAACCGTCTTTTGCTAAAGATGCAGCATCCTGATTTTGATTTTTATATCCACGTGGATAAAAAGGTTGATATTAAACCCTATGAATTTATGGGTGCTATTCAGGGGGTCAGATTTATACAGCACAGGTCAATTTGTAATTGGGGAGGGTATAGTACGCTTCAGGCAATGATGAGTTCCCTCAAAGAAGTGTTGCTGAATGAGACAGAGTATGGGTTTTATAACTTATTAAGTGCCCAGGATTATCCGTTGAAAAGCAATGATGAGATCAATGATTTCTTTCAGCAAAATAAAGATAAGTCATTTATCTATTATGAAGCTGAAGATTCCAGGTGGTGGGAAGGGGCTGTGTATAGATTTCAGCGTTATCATTTGACTGACTTTAATTTCAGTGGTAAGTTCTTTATCGAAAATATGCTGAATAAAATACTTCCCGTGCGTAAATTCCCATTGGCGATGAAATTATACGGAGGAAGTAAGTCGAGCTGGTGGAGTATTAATAAAAAATGTGCGGTCTATCTTGCCAATTATTTTGATACAGAACATAAGATCAAAAAGTTTCTGAAGTTTTGCTGGGGAACAGATGAGTTTGTAATCCCGACGATATTAATGAACTCACCACTAAAGGATTATATTGTCAATGATAACTTACGTTATATAGATTTTCCGGATGGTATGGCGAACCCCAGGATTCTAAGACTGGCAGATCTGGATAAAATGCTTTCTTCTAACATGCTTTTCGCCAGGAAGTTTGATACTGGTATAGATATTGATATTTTAGCTGCAATTGATGAACATACCTCCCAAATTAACCGGGCTTAG